From the genome of Streptomyces sp. NBC_00523:
GGTGCGGCTCGACAAGCTCGAAGAGGCCGTGGAGATCATCAAGGCGCTCCTCGCCGGCGGTTACGTCAACCACCACGGCCCCCACTTCGACGTGGAGAACGCCAAGCTGTGGGACGTGCCCGACGTGGCCGTGCCCCTCGGCGTCGCCGTCTCCGGCGACCGGTCCTGCGAGATCGCGGGCCGGCTCGCGGACCTCGTGATCGCCACCGAGCCCAAGGAGGAGCTGCTCACCGACTTCGACCGGCACGGCGGCGGCGGGAAACCCCGGGTCGGCCAGCTGCCCGTCTGCTACGACCCCGACCGCGACGCGGCGGTGAAGCGGGCGCACGACCAGTTCCGCTGGTCCGTCGGCGGCTGGAAGGTCAACTCGGAACTGCCCGGCCCCTCCGCCTTCGATCAGGCCACGCAGTACGTCCGGCCCGACGACATCGCCGGGGCGGTGCCCTGCGGCGACGACGTCGGGCAGTTCGTGGAAGCGGTGCGCCCCTACGTCGACGCGGGGTTCACCGAGGTCGCCCTCGTACAGATCGGCGGAGACCACCAG
Proteins encoded in this window:
- a CDS encoding LLM class F420-dependent oxidoreductase, coding for MVQFGYTMMTEQSGPRALVEDVVAAEQAGFDFSVTSDHYFPWLKSQGHAPYAWSVLGAAAQATTRIPLMTYVTCPTTRYHPAVVAQKAATLQLLSEGRFRLGLGSGESLNEHVVGGGWPDARVRLDKLEEAVEIIKALLAGGYVNHHGPHFDVENAKLWDVPDVAVPLGVAVSGDRSCEIAGRLADLVIATEPKEELLTDFDRHGGGGKPRVGQLPVCYDPDRDAAVKRAHDQFRWSVGGWKVNSELPGPSAFDQATQYVRPDDIAGAVPCGDDVGQFVEAVRPYVDAGFTEVALVQIGGDHQKPFIDWAQEKLLPALRAM